The Fimbriimonadaceae bacterium nucleotide sequence GATCGCGAGGCCGACCGGATCTCGCGGGAAGGGGCGGCGTGAAGAAGAAGGTGGCGGCAGCGCCCGCTTGGGCCGCTTCCGCGGAAGTCGCGCGAGTGGCCAGGCCGCTCATCTTGTCGCACCACCAAGACTTGGCGCACGCCCGGATCCTCTACGCACTGTGCGACAGGCAAGAAACGGTGAGGGGCGCTACCGCTTGGGCGACCGCCTCCAAACTATCTGGATTCCAAGCCTGGCTTGCATGCCGTGCGTTCTTTAGTGTCGGCCTCGTGCCACCGGAAATGTCTGAATCGCCCGGCGACGTCTTCGTGATGCGAGTGTTCCGCGACTTTTGGAACCAGGCGGACGAGAGGCTGCGTGAGGCGGTCGTCGACCACGAACTTTGCCACTTCGAACTAACGGTCGATGACGAAGGTGAGGAAAGGTACTGGATCAAGCCTCACGACGTCGAGGAGTTTGCGGCTGTGCTGGGTCGCCACGGCGACTATCGCGGAGAAGCGTCGCTGCTCATGTCGTATGTCTCGTCCTACGAGAGGCGAACCGGCCAGACCAAGATCGATATCGAAGAGCAGGCCGTCGCGCCCGGGCAACTGCCCCCCCCCGAATACTTCAGGCCCATGGGTGGTGGGGTGCACCGATGAGACCTTGTACCCAGCTTTTGGAGCTTTCCACAGCTTTTGTCAGCTTCATAAGGTTCGAAGGTGTAGAAAACTCTTGGGCGCCGTCCAACGGCGTCCGAGTAGAACGGCAGAGCGCCCCCGGGGAGACTCGAACTCCCAGTCCCCTGGCTTCGAATCCCGGGCCCGATCCATCGGCGGGGGCGTTCTGCCTGACAAACCTTGAAGGGCTGGGGCGAGCATCGAACCAGGGTTGTGGCGCGTCTGCTCACGTGAGCCCCGCTCCACCGACGACCCGTCTAAAGTCGGTGCCTACCGTCGCCCTACGACGGTTTTTCGAGCCCCACGCGTTTCGCCTCGCGTCGGGGCTCTTTGCTACCGGACGGGTCCGAAGGCTGTATGGTCGCAAGTGTTTTAGCACTCGCGCATTGAGATTGCCAACCGTTTTCCACAAGCTGTTGTGGAAAACGGCGGGTCAGGGGGCTAAATGTCGTTAGCCACGCCGGCCGAGTACTTTCCGGCCATCGCCGCCGTCGCCCTTCTCCTAGTCTTCTGGGGTGTAGACCGGCTCTCACACTACCGCCCGTCGCCGAGGGAAGAGGCCGAGCACCGGTCGAAGGAACGATGAAGAGCCTGATTCAAGCCGCCATGCCTCCGCGAGTCGTCCCAGCCACAGGCAGGGGGGCCGCGCTTTGACCAATGCCGAGAGGGTCCTCGTGTCCGTTCACGCCGGAAAGACCCTTTTCGACGCGATCCTTGCCTTGCCCCCCGACTCCAGGGAGCCCGTGAAGAGGGAGCTAGCCCGCCGCAGGCTGGCAGTGGGCTACAGGCTGACCAGGCTCGGCAAGGAAGAGGCCGGTCGACTGGCAGGAGCCCGTGACCGATGATGCGCCTCGTCAGAGACATGCCGACTAGGGGGCAGAAGAGCCTTCCACCGGCAGTCCGCTATACAAAGAAGCTTGGCCTGGTGTTCAACACTGCTGCCTTGCGGCTCCTCGGGTCTACGCCGGGCCAGGGCGTGGCCGTCACGGTCTATGCCGACCCGGAGACGCGCCAGATAGGTTTGCTCGCGGGGAAGGAAGGGCAGAGCGTGGTCAGCAAGAACGGGATGTCAAAAGGGATCACGCGGCTGGCTCTGGCGCTTTGCCCTGAGTTGCCGGATAAAACGCTCATCACGGTGTCGGTCGACTGCCCGGCGACCGAGGACGGTCGGAAGCTTACGTGCGTGTTGAACCTGCCGCGGAGGAAGCAGTGAACCAGTGCGCTTTCTATGTACTCGGGTATGTCGCCGTAGCGTTCAACCTCTTCGCCTGGGTCTGCACCGTCCTCGGTGTGCTCGAAGCGGATTGTCCGCTGGATACCCCCTCAAGGGTCGTCTTCCCGATTTTCGTGACGTGCTCGCTAGTTTGGGCCGTGATGGTCGTCGCGGCGGTGCGCTTTGACTGACCTCTTTGCGCCCGTAGGGGAGCGGCAGGCGGTCACCCTCCGCCCTTACCAGGACGCGACGGTAGAGGCGGTGGAACGCTTTCGTGACGGTGGTGGACAAAGGGCTTTGGCAGTCCTTGCGACCGGGTTGGGCAAGACGACGGTCTTTTCGGAGCTCGCCCGCAGGGAAGAGGGCCTGGGCGGCAAGACGCTCGTGCTGGCCCACCGCGAGGAACTGATCGGCCAGGCGGTCGAGCGCCTTCGGAGCCAGGCCGGGCTCGACGCCTGGGCGGACATCGGCTCGGACCACGCTCCCCGTGGCGCGAGCACGGTGGTGGCGAGCGTCGCCGGGGTCGGCCGCAAGGGCTCGGCAAGGCTTGACTGGTTCCGGCCGACGAAGGTCGTCGTGGACGAGGCGCACCACGCCGCGGCCGACACATACATGCACGCGCTGCGGAGGTTCGGTTGCTTCGAGGACGGTGGCGCGTTCCTGCTCGGCGTGACGGCGACCCCGCACCGGATGGACAACCGGCCCCTCCATGGCACCGAGTCGGCGATCTTTGAAGAGGTCGTGGCCAGCTACGACATCGTCTGGGCGGTCAAAGAGGGCTGGCTCTGTGACGTGAAGGCTTTCAGGGTCGCCGCCGGATACTCGCTCGACGGTGTCAAAAAGACGGGCGGCGACTTTAACGTCCGCCAACTCGCTGAGCTAGTCGACACAGACGGGGAAAACCTTGAGGCGTTCAAGCACTGGCGAGAGCTTGCGAGCGATAGGCGCACTATCGTTTTCTGCACGACGGTCGACCACGCCAGGCGCATGGCGAACGTCTTCCAGGCGTACGACGTCCGCGCGGAGTTTGTGCACGGTGGCATGGCGAAAGAGGAACGCTCCGCGGTCATGGCCCGCTTTAAGTCTGGCAAGACTCAGGTCCTTACCAACTGCGAGGTCGCGACCGAGGGGTTCGACTGCCCGGAAATCGGTTGCGTCCTCTTGTTACGCCCGACAATGAGCTGGGCCCTCTTCGTGCAGATGGTCGGGCGTGGGCTCCGCACTGCACAAGGCAAGTCGGACTGCATCGTCATCGACGT carries:
- a CDS encoding DEAD/DEAH box helicase, with protein sequence MTDLFAPVGERQAVTLRPYQDATVEAVERFRDGGGQRALAVLATGLGKTTVFSELARREEGLGGKTLVLAHREELIGQAVERLRSQAGLDAWADIGSDHAPRGASTVVASVAGVGRKGSARLDWFRPTKVVVDEAHHAAADTYMHALRRFGCFEDGGAFLLGVTATPHRMDNRPLHGTESAIFEEVVASYDIVWAVKEGWLCDVKAFRVAAGYSLDGVKKTGGDFNVRQLAELVDTDGENLEAFKHWRELASDRRTIVFCTTVDHARRMANVFQAYDVRAEFVHGGMAKEERSAVMARFKSGKTQVLTNCEVATEGFDCPEIGCVLLLRPTMSWALFVQMVGRGLRTAQGKSDCIVIDVLGTSDGKSLASVPDVFGIPKGYSGEGESMKQTVMALDGLPDFVKARLALRKFDLNSLPGIVQKIDILSELRPPEEVTRNSRLAWMPVGDGRFVLSAGASRDGKETKRQASLASDTLGRWMVAVSSAERPVKTVHVGDDEASAFRAADRIVEETWPGVGALVRHDAAWRSRTTKSEKQLYWLRKFGLAEEEISAMTAGEVNAFLERKFSDRRRAS